The following proteins are encoded in a genomic region of Ooceraea biroi isolate clonal line C1 chromosome 14, Obir_v5.4, whole genome shotgun sequence:
- the LOC105282975 gene encoding ribosomal RNA processing protein 36 homolog, with translation MSDEEESLLTEDKDQKQIREELKHMSFENLQKLKDRLGTKVYNETMFGKKGKRKVEFKRENRNRPREMSAKRPVRVLKEVVSVKKVVSRDPRFDSLCGTFDSKAFKRSYAFLSELKQNDLKALQKELKETKDPKTIKKIKYLTQRLENQLREGKRQKQKEEDRQQEKKELLDSIKRGEKPTYKKKSEKKILDLVSQYEDLKSTGKLKKHIQRLRKKNKHKDRIKLRMNETEVE, from the exons ATGAGTGACGAGGAGGAATCTCTTCTTACAGAGGACAAAGATCAG AAACAAATACGAGAAGAATTAAAACACATGAGTTTCGAGAATCTGCAGAAGTTAAAGGACAGACTGGGAACCAAAGTATATAATGAAACGATGTTTGGAAAAAAAGGCAAGCGAAAAGTCGAATTTAAACGGGAAAATAGGAATAGGCCACGCGAAATGTCCGCCAAGAGACCAGTACGTGTATTGAAAGAAGTGGTTTCCGTGAAAAAAGTCGTATCTCGAGATCCCAGGTTTGATAGTTTGTGCGGCACCTTCGATAGCAAGGCCTTCAAACGTTCTTATGCATTCCTCAGTGAATTAAAACAGAACGACTTGAAAGCTTTGCAAAAGGAACTGAAAGAAACTAAAGATCCAAAAACcatcaaaaaaattaagtacCTTACTCAAAGACTTGAAAATCAGttgagagagggaaagaggcaGAAACAGAAGGAAGAAGACAGACAACAGGAGAAGAAAGAACTGCTAGACTCCATTAAGCGAGGAGAAAAACCTACATACAAGAAAAAAT CGGAGAAGAAAATCTTGGATCTGGTTTCGCAATACGAGGATTTAAAGAGCACGGGTAAATTGAAGAAGCATATCCAGAGACTGCGGAAGAAGAACAAGCACAAGGACAGAATAAAATTGAGGATGAACGAAACAGAAGTggaataa
- the LOC105282970 gene encoding protein SEC13 homolog → MVSVLNTVDTGHEDMIHDAEMDYYGLKLATCSSDNSVKIFDLKNGTQSLIAVLKGHIGPVWQVAWAHPKFGNLLASCSYDRKVIIWKELGEWTKIYEHTGHDSSVNSVAWAPHEFGLILACGSSDGSISILTNTGDTWHVQKITNAHTIGCNAVSWCPAVDSGIDMNATQQRIGPVKRLATGGCDNLVKIWKEEGDRWIEENKLEAHSDWVRDVAWAPAVGPSRATLASCSQDRRVVVWTSNDYASWTPNVLNVFDDVIWNVSWSLTGGILSVSGGDNKVSLWRENSEGQWACISELNKDQGNMNTDQRVL, encoded by the exons ATGGTGTCCGTTTTGAATACCGTCGACACCGGCCACGAGGATATGATCCATGATGCGGAAATGGATTATTATGGTTTGAAGTTGGCTACCTGCTCGAGTGACAACTCGGTAAAGATATTCGATTTAAAGAACGGTACTCAAAGTCTAATTGCCGTTCTCAAAGGACACATTGGTCCCGTATGGCAAGTCGCATGGGCGCATCCCAAGTTTGGAAATCTCTTGGCGTCTTGCAGCTATGACAG GAAGGTGATCATCTGGAAGGAACTTGGAGAATGGACAAAGATATACGAACATACGGGTCATGACTCCTCTGTCAACTCGGTAGCGTGGGCACCGCACGAGTTTGGCTTGATCTTAGCTTGTGGAAGTTCAGACGGATCGATCTCCATCCTCACAAATACCGGAGATACTTGGCACGTGCAAAAAATCACAAATGCGCATACCATTGGGTGCAACGCTGTCAGCTGGTGTCCAGCAGTCGATTCAGGCATCGACATGAATGCCACCCAACAAAGGATTGGACCCGTTAAGAGATTGGCCACCGGAGGTTGCGACAACTTGGTGAAAATATGGAAGGAGGAGGGCGATAGATGGATCGAGGAAAATAAACTGGAGGCGCACAGCGATTGG GTACGAGACGTAGCCTGGGCACCAGCAGTTGGCCCGTCCAGGGCCACTCTGGCATCCTGTTCGCAGGATCGTCGCGTAGTCGTGTGGACGTCGAATGATTATGCCAGTTGGACGCCAAACGTCCTCAACGTTTTCGACGACGTGATCTGGAACGTCAGCTGGTCATTGACAGGCGGCATCTTGTCGGTCAGTGGTGGAGATAATAAAGTATCGCTCTGGCGCGAGAACTCTGAAGGACAGTGGGCATGTATTTCCGAATTGAACAAGGATCAGGGAAATATGAATACAGATCAACGCGTACTCTAA
- the LOC105282973 gene encoding helicase SKI2W has protein sequence MTESTELFGPPPIWPDIKSELREYIECPEQLPIHQLDNTQCYWQRQADVLSLLEFDLAPIGTTLKFDRDPVTGKIGEMQEIILQGAGETARNSMSMTRAPGPLMDGVRGNPSNIPFWPGGFDEPKAPENEFLDDIDFEKNLRTLAKGFSAGTEFKSDNCTPINCTNNETEITISEKLERLKTDNNSINLMAIVHEEGNLLGLWSSVEEPKKENVPVTLNGGVPSIDDIPALPEETNIPVLKISEKQPELAKTEWAEQLDVSAPIVDFDKRIPDPAIRFDYELDTFQKQAILKLEENSNVFVAAHTSAGKTTVAEYAIALSQKHMTRVIYTSPIKALSNQKYRDFKRKFESVGLLTGDLQINQNASCLIMTTEILQSMLYCASDVLRDLEYVIFDEVHYINNEDRGHVWEEIVILLPQNISIVMLSATVPNPIIFADWVGRIKKRKMYVISTLKRPIPLLHYLYTGTDGKTKDDKFLVLDGNGQFLLDGWYKATNASDKKKEKTSKDFKRRIQMTPRQEEVLWRAFISHLLNNDMIPVVVFTLSRKRCDMNAATLRNIDLTTAREKHQVHAFFQTNIKNLKGSDRELPQILMMQELLQNGVGIHHSGILPILREIVEMLFQSGVVKLLFATETFAMGVNMPARTVVFDSVRKFDGNNFRTLYPTEYIQMAGRAGRRGHDTTGTVIVMCRNDVPHFNDLKPMMCGEPQTLESKFKVTYSMLLNLRRVNESVTVEAMMRKSFKESPLASQEATYNSVLRKIERELSSLPALTEMQNKLSVFYHVAVDYLEDIKFLNPYLFESKKTAKNLSDGRVVLISYANHYNKLALLLQVAHHKTASQYKVLILKDADASNSEAAEFKSAQIYEKWCEIIGLTKRNMFVPGNNPLHEVVTISAWHVLHITKCQIKIDCSLVLADWEKRQISRFKNDPPGQTCQTAVQELISLTFKAATDPKILCPYIEPSSKNDLQLRIQHRDQLKANLNDMKCTEIPNFEEQFRPVFERNQLEDQKRLLQLKLSDEGMALYPDYVNMVALLKHLRYIDNDERVALKGRVALQMGSNELLITELILKNVLTVLQPAEIVALLSALIFQQRTDSEPKLTPSLANACKIMNEVHAELEHLEQYYQLSTISPLNFGLVEVVYEWAQDKSFAEIMKMTDVQEGIIVRCIQQLGETLRDVKNAAVTIGEPVLKEKMEEASTAIKRDIVFAASLYTQD, from the exons ATGACTGAATCGACGGAG TTATTTGGGCCTCCACCCATTTGGCCCGATATTAAATCAGAATTGCGAGAGTACATTGAGTGCCCCGAGCAATTACCTATCCATCAGTTGGATAACACTCAATGTTATTGGCAGCGCCAAGCAGATGTTCTCTCGCTGTTGGAGTTCGATCTGGCACCGATCGGTACCACTTTAAAATTTGATCGTGATCCAGTAACGGGCAAGATCGGCGAGATGCAGGAGATTATCTTGCAAGGTGCGGGAGAAACTGCAAGAAATTCTATGTCTATGACTCGCGCACCAGGACCGCTCATGGATGGAGTTCGAG GTAATCCTAGCAATATACCATTCTGGCCTGGTGGTTTTGACGAACCCAAAGCGCCTGAAAATGAATTCCTGGATGACATTGACTTTGAGAAGAATTTAAGAACATTGGCGAAAGGCTTCAGCGCGGGTACAGAGTTTAAGAGCGACAACTGCACGCCAATTAATTGCACAAACAATGAAACTGAAATCACGATATCTGAAAAATTGGAGAGACTAAAAACTGATAATAATAGTATCAATTTGATGGCTATCGTACACGAAGAAGGAAACTTGCTTGGTCTGTGGTCGTCGGTGGAGGAACCGAAAAAGGAGAATGTTCCAGTCACGTTGAACGGTGGCGTTCCCTCTATAGATGACATTCCTGCTCTGCCCGAAGAGACTAACATACCTGTCTTGAAAATATCCGAGAAGCAACCGGAGCTCGCAAAAACGGAGTGGGCGGAGCAGTTAGACGTGTCGGCGCCGATAGTTGATTTCGACAAGAGAATACCCGATCCAGCGATTAGATTCGATTATGAATTGGATACTTTTCAGAAACAGGCTATTCTTAAATTGGAGGAGAACAGCAATGTCTTCGTTGCTGCGCACACGTCGGCGGGAAAGACCACTGTTGCTGAATACGCCATTGCATTGAGTCAGAAGCACATGACGAG AGTGATTTACACATCGCCTATAAAAGCGCTTTCGAATCAGAAATACCGCGACTTTAAAAGGAAATTCGAAAGCGTTGGATTATTGACGGGTGATCTGCAAATCAACCAAAACGCTTCGTGTCTAATCATGACGACGGAGATCCTGCAATCAATGCTATATTGTGCATCCGACGTCCTGCGAGATCTAGAATACGTAATATTCGATGAGgtgcattatataaataatgaagat AGAGGTCACGTGTGGGAGGAAATAGTCATTCTTCTGCCACAAAATATCAGCATAGTAATGTTATCCGCGACCGTGCCTAATCCAATAATATTTGCCGACTGGGTTGGTCGTATCAAAAAACGTAAAATGTATGTGATTAGTACTTTAAAAAGACCGATACCTCTTTTGCATTACTTGTATACTGGCACCGATGGTAAGACCAAGGATGATAAATTTTTGGTCCTTGATGGGAACGGCCAATTCTTATTGGATGG ttgGTACAAAGCGACAAACGCATCCGataagaaaaaggagaaaacgTCAAAGGACTTTAAGAGAAGAATTCAGATGACTCCGAGGCAGGAAGAAGTATTGTGGAGAGCATTTATAAGCCATCTTCTAAACAAT GATATGATACCTGTTGTCGTATTTACACTATCAAGGAAACGTTGTGATATGAATGCTGCGACGTTAAGGAATATCGATTTAACAACCGCGAGAGAAAAGCATCAGGTGCACGCATTCTTCCAAACCAACATAAAGAATCTGAAGGGCAGCGATAGAGAACTACCACAGATACTCATGATGCAGGAACTCTTGCAGAATGGCGTGGGTATACATCATAGCGGGATATTGCCGATTTTGAGAGAAATCGTTGAAATGCTATTCCAGAGTGGAGTTGTGAAG TTGCTATTTGCGACCGAGACTTTTGCTATGGGAGTCAACATGCCAGCACGCACGGTAGTATTCGATTCCGTACGAAAGTTCGACGGAAACAATTTTCGCACCCTGTACCCGACTGAATACATACAGATGGCTGGTCGTGCTGGACGACGAGGGCACGACACCACGGGCACTGTTATAGTAATGTGCAGGAATGACGTACCGCACTTCAACGACTTGAAACCTATGATGTGCGGCGAGCCGCAAACGTTGGAGTCAAAGTTCAAAGTCACGTACTCGATGCTGCTCAACTTGAGAAGGGTGAACGAATCCGTCACCGTCGAAGCGATGATGCGCAAGTCTTTCAAGGAATCGCCGTTGGCTTCGCAGGAAGCGACGTACAACAGCGTGCTGCGGAAAATCGAGCGGGAATTATCGAGCTTGCCAGCGTTGACCGAAATGCAAAATAAGCTCTCCGTGTTTTACCACGTCGCGGTCGATTATCTGGAAGACATTAAATTCCTGAATCCCTACTTGTTCGAGTCTAAAAAGACGGCAAAAAATTTGAGCGACGGCAGAGTCGTGCTAATATCGTACGCGAATCATTACAACAAGCTAGCTCTGTTACTGCAAGTCGCGCATCACAAAACTGCCAGCCAGTACAAAGTGTTGATACTTAAGGACGCAGACGCCTCCAATTCCGAAGCAGCGGAATTCAAGAGTGCTCAGATTTATGAGAAATGGTGCGAGATAATTGGTCTGACGAAACGAAATATGTTCGTACCCGGCAATAATCCACTGCACGAGGTCGTGACTATATCCGCGTGGCACGTATTGCACATCACCAAGTGCCAGATAAAGATTGATTGCTCTCTAGTACTGGCTGATTGGGAGAAAAGGCAGATTTCAAGATTTAA aaatgaTCCACCGGGACAGACGTGCCAAACGGCAGTTCAGGAATTGATTTCTCTGACATTTAAGGCTGCGACCGATCCTAAAATTCTGTGTCCGTACATCGAGCCTTCATCGAAAAATGATTTGCAACTAAGAATACAGCATAGAGACCAGCTAAAAGCTAATCTCAACGATATGAAGTGTACGGAAATACCGAATTTTGAGGAACAGTTCAGACCAGTGTTCGAGCGAAATCAGCTCGAGGATCAAAAGCGACTGTTGCAGCTGAAACTCAGTGACGAGGGAATGGCGTTGTATCCGGATTACGTGAACATGGTGGCACTTCTCAAGCATTTGAGATACATAGATAATGATGAAAGAG TCGCTCTAAAGGGAAGAGTTGCGCTGCAAATGGGCAGCAATGAGCTATTGATAACAGAATTGATCCTCAAAAACGTGTTGACGGTCTTACAACCGGCAGAAATAGTAGCGCTATTGTCGGCACTGATTTTCCAACAGCGCACGGATTCTGAACCGAAGCTCACGCCGAGCCTCGCTAAT GCTTGCAAAATAATGAACGAGGTGCACGCGGAATTGGAGCATCTAGAGCAGTACTATCAACTGTCAACGATATCGCCGTTGAATTTCGGTCTGGTGGAAGTCGTTTATGAATGGGCGCAGGACAAGTCGTTCGCGGAGATCATGAAGATGACGGACGTCCAGGAAGGAATTATAGTCCGGTGCATACAGCAACTCGGCGAGACTCTGCGAGATGTTAAAAACGCGGCTGTGACGATCGGCGAACCCGTTCTCAAGGAAAAGATGGAGGAGGCTTCGACCGCGATCAAGCGCGACATAGTCTTCGCCGCGTCTTTATACACTCAAGATTAG